The Armatimonadota bacterium genome has a segment encoding these proteins:
- the dnaB gene encoding replicative DNA helicase, protein MIERLASRDTIPPQNLEAEQSVLGAMMIDRVAVERAREMLQPEDFYRDAHQRIFEAMWDLAERSEPVDLVTLSDALRVRQHLDQIGGVSYLATLADIVPTTANIEYYARIVEQKAILRRLIEASNRITGWAYEQPDEVDSIVDRAEQEIFKVGRRQMGSSFFPLKTLVSQGWDAIESAYEDQSDVTGVDTGFSRFNFMTSGLQPSDLVIVAARPSMGKTAFSLGMAINAAKSQPIAVAVFSLEMSKEQLTIRMITSEARVNAHRLRTGYLREGDWSRIGDAVARLSDLKVFIDDSSDVTPTQMRAKCRRLAVEENLGLIVIDYLQLIHGSGRDENRNQEITTIARQLKSMAKELNVPVVALSQLSRAVEKREDKRPMLSDLRESGSIEAEADVVCFLYRDQYYKRKDESSSGLAAMGHQTDERRIPGEEKGEVTEVIIAKHRNGPVGTVKLTFLPEYARFEDLAEYEEEPAYQGG, encoded by the coding sequence GTGATAGAACGTCTGGCATCGAGGGACACCATCCCCCCACAGAACCTGGAAGCGGAGCAGAGCGTCCTCGGCGCGATGATGATCGACCGCGTGGCGGTGGAACGCGCCCGCGAAATGCTCCAGCCGGAGGATTTCTACCGCGACGCTCACCAACGCATCTTCGAGGCCATGTGGGACCTTGCGGAACGCTCCGAACCGGTTGACCTCGTAACCCTGTCGGACGCGCTTCGCGTACGCCAGCATCTGGATCAAATCGGCGGCGTCTCGTATCTCGCCACCCTCGCGGACATCGTCCCCACGACCGCCAACATCGAGTACTACGCCCGCATCGTCGAGCAGAAGGCAATCCTGCGTCGCCTCATCGAGGCCTCGAACCGCATCACCGGATGGGCGTACGAACAGCCGGACGAAGTGGACAGCATCGTCGATCGCGCCGAACAGGAGATATTCAAGGTCGGCCGCCGTCAAATGGGGTCCTCGTTCTTTCCTCTCAAGACGCTGGTTTCCCAGGGATGGGACGCCATCGAGTCTGCGTACGAGGATCAGAGCGACGTCACCGGAGTCGATACAGGCTTCAGCCGCTTCAATTTCATGACGAGCGGGCTCCAGCCGTCCGACCTCGTCATCGTCGCCGCGCGCCCGTCCATGGGCAAGACGGCGTTCAGCCTTGGTATGGCGATCAACGCCGCAAAATCCCAACCCATTGCCGTCGCGGTGTTCAGCCTCGAAATGAGCAAGGAACAGCTCACGATCCGAATGATCACCAGCGAGGCCCGGGTGAACGCCCACAGGCTTCGCACGGGCTATCTCCGCGAAGGCGACTGGTCTCGAATCGGCGACGCCGTGGCTCGCCTGTCAGACCTTAAGGTCTTCATCGATGACTCTTCGGATGTCACACCGACACAGATGCGCGCGAAGTGCCGGCGACTGGCTGTGGAGGAAAATCTCGGCCTTATCGTCATCGACTACCTCCAATTGATCCACGGCTCCGGCCGCGATGAGAACAGGAACCAGGAGATCACCACCATCGCGCGGCAGCTGAAATCGATGGCCAAGGAACTGAACGTCCCGGTTGTCGCCCTGAGCCAGTTGAGCCGCGCCGTGGAAAAACGCGAAGACAAGCGGCCGATGTTAAGCGACCTTCGCGAATCCGGTTCCATTGAGGCGGAAGCCGACGTCGTTTGCTTCCTCTACCGCGACCAATACTACAAGCGCAAAGACGAGAGCTCCAGCGGCTTGGCGGCCATGGGCCACCAAACCGACGAACGCCGCATTCCAGGCGAGGAAAAGGGCGAAGTCACCGAGGTCATCATCGCCAAACACCGAAACGGCCCTGTGGGCACCGTCAAACTCACCTTTCTTCCCGAGTACGCCCGCTTCGAAGACCTGGCCGAATACGAGGAAGAGCCGGCCTATCAGGGCGGTTAG
- the purD gene encoding phosphoribosylamine--glycine ligase, with protein MKILLIGSGGREHALAWSLSQCAEVSEILAAPGNPGIAHLGRCLPVSATDRQAILDVCRTEGIGLVVVGPEAPLIAGLADLLRSNGFAVFGPGADGARLEGSKVFAKDLFRKYGIPSAHYQSFDHPVAAEAAARSWNGPVVVKADGEAGGKGVLMCETPDEAVAAIDRIMRERAFGDAGERIVLEDWLRGTEMSLFALCDGKTVLPMQTAQDYKRIGEGDTGQNTGGMGAVTPVPFVTPEMLKSAVSDVLEPTVRALRAEGIDYRGVLYAGLMWTADGWRLLEYNCRFGDPETQPLVTRLKSSLADLMLACANGDLDGRTIEWSSDCAACIVLTAAGYPGAYDKGAVIRGLKLAAELPDVTVFHAGTTINEQKLVATSGGRVLDVVAKGATYKEALERAREAAEMVDFTGKYYRRDIGRNLLGTAG; from the coding sequence ATGAAGATACTGCTGATCGGAAGTGGTGGTCGCGAACACGCGCTCGCCTGGAGCCTCTCGCAATGTGCGGAAGTGTCTGAAATCCTTGCCGCGCCCGGAAACCCCGGCATCGCCCATCTCGGGCGATGCCTTCCTGTTTCCGCCACGGACCGGCAAGCGATACTGGACGTCTGCCGCACCGAAGGGATCGGCCTTGTCGTCGTCGGCCCGGAAGCGCCGCTGATTGCCGGCCTCGCCGACCTCCTCCGGTCCAACGGTTTCGCCGTCTTTGGGCCCGGCGCAGACGGCGCCCGGCTTGAAGGTTCGAAGGTTTTCGCCAAGGACCTCTTCCGGAAATACGGCATCCCGTCCGCCCACTACCAGTCCTTCGATCATCCCGTCGCCGCCGAAGCCGCCGCGCGTTCGTGGAACGGGCCGGTGGTCGTTAAGGCCGATGGCGAAGCGGGCGGCAAGGGTGTGCTTATGTGCGAGACACCCGACGAAGCGGTGGCAGCGATTGACAGGATCATGCGCGAGCGCGCCTTCGGCGACGCCGGCGAACGGATCGTGCTGGAAGACTGGCTCCGCGGCACCGAGATGAGCCTCTTCGCACTATGCGATGGCAAGACCGTCCTGCCGATGCAGACGGCGCAAGATTACAAGCGCATTGGCGAAGGCGATACCGGCCAGAACACCGGGGGCATGGGCGCGGTTACGCCGGTTCCCTTCGTGACTCCGGAGATGCTGAAATCCGCCGTGAGTGACGTGCTGGAACCCACCGTTCGGGCTCTTCGAGCCGAGGGGATCGATTATCGCGGCGTTCTTTACGCCGGCCTGATGTGGACGGCGGACGGATGGAGGTTGCTGGAGTATAACTGCCGGTTCGGCGACCCTGAAACCCAGCCGCTGGTCACCCGCCTGAAGTCGAGCCTGGCGGACCTCATGCTGGCCTGCGCCAACGGTGATCTCGATGGCCGAACGATCGAATGGTCCTCGGATTGCGCGGCGTGCATCGTGCTCACCGCTGCGGGCTACCCTGGGGCGTACGACAAGGGCGCCGTCATTCGTGGCCTGAAACTCGCCGCGGAGCTGCCCGATGTGACCGTCTTCCACGCCGGGACCACGATCAATGAACAGAAACTGGTGGCAACATCCGGCGGACGGGTGCTCGACGTCGTCGCGAAGGGCGCCACATATAAAGAAGCGCTGGAGCGCGCCCGTGAAGCCGCCGAAATGGTGGACTTCACCGGCAAGTATTATCGCCGGGACATCGGCCGCAACCTATTGGGAACCGCGGGATAA
- the purB gene encoding adenylosuccinate lyase, translated as MIDRYSLPDMAAIWSEDNKFRKWLDVELAVSDALAEIGEIPAEAARIQREKGRVDAAEIAEIEKTTDHDVIAFIKCATRDMGEAESYFHHGVTSTDIVDTAQALQLSEACDLLIADVQALETVLVRRAREHKTTLQIGRTHGVHGEPVTFGLKLAVWIAEVRRSIDRLQHARKGITVGQLSGAVGTYANIDPRVETLACRALGLEPSPASTQTLQRDRHAELLTTFAVVGGSLEKFATEIRNLQRTDILEAEEYFKPGQRGSSAMPHKRNPITAERVAGMARLLRGYAVTAMENQSLWHERDITHSSAERVILPDACLCLHYMLRKFTDVMDRLIVYPANMMRNVERTKGLVVSQRVMLALTEKGMSREDSYKAVQRNALAAWNGESDFRANLEADPEVMARVTSADLDELFDYTYFTRHLGVVFDRLGI; from the coding sequence ATGATAGACCGTTACTCGCTGCCGGATATGGCAGCCATATGGAGTGAAGATAACAAATTTCGGAAGTGGCTGGACGTGGAGCTTGCCGTCTCCGATGCCTTGGCCGAGATCGGCGAAATCCCTGCGGAAGCCGCCCGCATCCAGCGCGAAAAGGGACGCGTGGACGCCGCCGAGATCGCCGAGATCGAGAAGACCACCGATCACGACGTCATCGCGTTCATCAAATGCGCGACACGCGACATGGGCGAAGCCGAGTCCTACTTCCATCATGGCGTCACCTCAACAGACATCGTGGACACCGCTCAGGCTCTGCAACTGAGCGAGGCGTGCGACCTGTTGATTGCGGACGTTCAAGCGCTGGAAACCGTTCTGGTTCGCCGCGCGCGTGAGCACAAAACAACGCTGCAGATTGGCCGTACGCACGGCGTTCACGGTGAACCCGTCACGTTTGGCCTCAAACTCGCCGTCTGGATCGCCGAGGTCCGCCGCAGCATCGACCGCCTCCAGCACGCCCGAAAAGGCATCACTGTTGGCCAGCTCAGCGGCGCTGTCGGCACTTATGCCAACATCGATCCCCGCGTCGAAACCCTCGCCTGCCGCGCGCTGGGGTTGGAGCCGTCGCCTGCATCCACCCAGACGCTGCAACGCGACCGTCACGCCGAACTACTGACCACTTTCGCCGTCGTCGGCGGCAGCCTCGAGAAGTTTGCCACGGAGATCCGCAACCTGCAACGTACCGATATCCTCGAAGCCGAAGAGTACTTCAAGCCCGGCCAGCGAGGCAGTTCAGCCATGCCGCACAAACGCAACCCGATAACGGCTGAGCGGGTCGCCGGAATGGCGCGTCTTCTGCGCGGCTACGCGGTGACGGCGATGGAAAACCAGTCACTCTGGCACGAGCGCGACATTACGCACTCCAGCGCCGAGCGAGTCATCCTGCCGGACGCGTGCCTTTGCCTGCACTACATGCTCCGCAAGTTCACGGACGTGATGGATCGCCTCATCGTCTATCCTGCGAACATGATGCGTAACGTTGAGCGTACGAAGGGTCTCGTAGTATCTCAACGGGTGATGCTCGCACTTACTGAGAAGGGCATGAGCCGCGAGGATTCCTATAAAGCCGTCCAGCGAAATGCCCTCGCCGCCTGGAACGGCGAAAGCGATTTCCGCGCCAACCTCGAAGCCGATCCGGAAGTCATGGCTCGCGTAACGTCAGCGGACCTGGACGAGCTGTTCGACTACACCTATTTCACGCGCCACCTCGGCGTCGTGTTCGACAGACTGGGAATATGA
- the purS gene encoding phosphoribosylformylglycinamidine synthase subunit PurS has translation MPKAKVYVTLKPAILDAQGQTVKTALEHLGFEGITDVRVGKYIEISLPDGAGEADVEAMCTKLLANPVLEEYKFEVAG, from the coding sequence ATGCCCAAAGCAAAAGTATATGTCACGTTGAAACCGGCCATCCTGGACGCCCAGGGTCAGACGGTAAAAACGGCCCTTGAACACCTGGGGTTCGAAGGCATCACCGACGTCCGTGTCGGCAAGTATATAGAGATCAGCCTGCCCGATGGCGCCGGCGAAGCGGATGTCGAGGCCATGTGCACGAAACTCCTCGCCAACCCGGTTCTCGAGGAGTATAAGTTCGAGGTAGCAGGTTGA
- a CDS encoding class I SAM-dependent methyltransferase, protein MASRIAKWREAAVSMHPAGWLWAFMHKNPTPKRFDLLYKLGKGDPWRTQNAPYEDRKRADLLSLLRERYTSILDVGCGTGTLTRLLAQRGPVLGVDASAVAIEHARQAGGMDVAYEAADLTKAELAGPYDLVVASEVLYYLVPEQREAVIGNLARALSTGGQFVVAGGKGDDRVIPLLEMRPDLKFVAEVVRDEDVWRPYRIALFEKV, encoded by the coding sequence ATGGCATCGCGCATCGCGAAATGGCGCGAGGCCGCCGTCTCCATGCACCCGGCGGGCTGGCTGTGGGCGTTCATGCACAAGAACCCCACGCCGAAGCGCTTCGACCTGCTCTACAAACTCGGAAAGGGCGATCCGTGGCGCACACAGAACGCTCCCTATGAGGACCGCAAGCGCGCGGATCTTCTGTCCCTGCTCCGCGAGCGGTACACGAGCATACTGGATGTAGGCTGCGGAACCGGTACCCTGACGCGCCTCCTGGCGCAGCGAGGGCCCGTTCTCGGTGTTGATGCCAGCGCGGTGGCCATCGAGCACGCGCGGCAGGCTGGCGGAATGGATGTGGCCTACGAAGCCGCTGATCTCACGAAAGCAGAACTTGCCGGTCCCTACGATCTGGTGGTCGCCAGCGAAGTGCTGTATTACCTGGTGCCGGAACAGCGTGAAGCCGTCATCGGCAACCTGGCGCGGGCGCTCTCGACCGGCGGCCAGTTTGTCGTCGCTGGCGGGAAGGGAGACGATCGTGTCATCCCTCTGCTCGAGATGCGGCCGGACTTGAAGTTCGTCGCAGAAGTTGTGCGGGACGAGGATGTCTGGCGCCCCTATCGCATCGCCCTGTTCGAGAAAGTATGA
- the purQ gene encoding phosphoribosylformylglycinamidine synthase subunit PurQ produces MTFGVIIFPGSNCDMDAVHALTDALGQEARPIWHEETSLGGVDGVVVPGGFSYGDYLRCGAIARFSPIMDAVREHAAAGKPVIGICNGFQILTEAHLLPGALHRNEGLQFLCQPVYLRVENNETVFTRAYKRGQVIQLPIAHNEGNYFAESAEIRRLEDERRVVFRYCDPLGRISGAANVNGSINNIAGILNDAGNVLGMMPHPERACEAILGSEDGRGVFESLIIEG; encoded by the coding sequence ATGACGTTTGGTGTGATTATATTCCCCGGCAGTAACTGCGATATGGACGCAGTGCACGCTCTTACGGACGCCCTGGGTCAGGAAGCTCGCCCGATCTGGCACGAGGAGACGAGCCTGGGCGGAGTGGACGGCGTGGTGGTGCCCGGCGGCTTTTCGTATGGCGACTACCTCCGGTGCGGCGCCATCGCCCGGTTCAGCCCCATCATGGATGCCGTTCGGGAACACGCCGCCGCAGGCAAGCCGGTCATCGGCATCTGTAACGGCTTTCAGATCCTCACGGAGGCCCATCTGCTGCCCGGCGCACTGCATCGCAACGAAGGCCTCCAGTTCCTGTGCCAACCGGTTTACCTGCGAGTGGAGAACAATGAGACCGTGTTCACCCGCGCATACAAACGCGGCCAGGTCATCCAACTTCCGATCGCGCATAACGAAGGTAACTACTTCGCGGAAAGCGCTGAGATCCGCCGCCTTGAAGACGAACGCCGCGTCGTATTCCGGTATTGCGATCCGCTCGGTCGAATCAGCGGCGCCGCCAATGTGAACGGCAGCATTAACAACATCGCCGGCATCCTCAACGACGCCGGGAATGTCCTCGGGATGATGCCGCATCCTGAACGGGCCTGTGAGGCGATTCTGGGCAGCGAGGATGGCCGAGGAGTATTCGAAAGCCTGATAATCGAGGGCTGA
- the purL gene encoding phosphoribosylformylglycinamidine synthase subunit PurL — protein sequence MTEVQTTQTNPIGTLGMALEMGLNEAEYAQCQDILGRQPTLTEVGMFSVMWSEHCGYKFSRPVLRLISNYRQMADEGTMENAGVIPLGDGLGVVFKMESHNHPSAVEPVQGAATGVGGILRDIFTMGARPIASLDSIRFGPLSDDRTKFLFKGVVEGIAFYGNCVGVPTVGGEVVFHPAYTGNPLVNAMAIGLVREDQIARATAKGVGNPVLLVGARTGRDGIHGATFASVELTEESESRKSNVQCGDPFTEKLLIEATLEALATGYITGIQDFGAAGLTCSTCETSAKAATGMHIDVLKVPRRETGMTAYEVMLSESQERMLAIVDKGHEDEVAGVFRKWGLNAAHIGFVTDDGMVTVDEGDVTVARVPADWLADRCPTYTLETSEPAYIAELRDYDLETVPQPEDLNAPLLQLMAHPTIASKRWVYRQYDQQVQTNSVVLPGAGDAAVLRVRGSQKGIAATTDCNARHCYLDPVEGAKGAVAEAARNLACVGARPAGVTDCLNFGNPQKPEAFWQFEQCVKGMVAACDAWKIPIVSGNVSFYNETPDGAILPTPAIGMVGILQDVTKHVTMGFQRDGDLIALLGKPAAGLAAELGGSEYLATVHGIEAGAPPAIDLDGEAVLRETLLQGIDAGHILTAHDVSDGGYAVALAECCLVNGLGAEVVCGTDDRKDAVLFSEAAGRVIVSCRTEYALNELLAFAKAQGCPAAFLGWVKGDRLRIGFHPHHIAVDTPVIDLWNAWENAIPNAVAGE from the coding sequence ATGACTGAAGTACAAACAACACAAACCAACCCGATTGGAACGCTCGGAATGGCCCTGGAAATGGGCCTGAATGAAGCCGAATACGCCCAGTGCCAAGACATCCTTGGCCGGCAGCCCACTCTCACGGAAGTCGGAATGTTCTCCGTGATGTGGAGCGAACACTGCGGCTATAAGTTCAGCCGCCCTGTCCTCCGCCTCATCTCGAACTATCGCCAGATGGCGGATGAAGGCACCATGGAGAACGCCGGGGTCATTCCGCTGGGCGACGGTCTCGGCGTGGTCTTCAAGATGGAGAGCCACAACCACCCCAGCGCCGTGGAACCCGTTCAGGGCGCTGCCACGGGAGTCGGCGGGATCCTCCGCGACATCTTCACCATGGGCGCACGTCCCATCGCCAGCCTGGACAGCATCCGCTTCGGTCCCCTATCCGATGACCGCACTAAATTTCTGTTCAAGGGCGTCGTCGAAGGCATTGCATTCTACGGCAATTGCGTCGGTGTTCCGACCGTTGGCGGCGAGGTCGTTTTCCACCCCGCCTACACCGGCAACCCGCTGGTGAACGCCATGGCGATTGGGCTCGTACGTGAAGACCAGATCGCCCGCGCTACCGCCAAGGGAGTTGGAAATCCGGTCCTGCTGGTCGGAGCCCGCACGGGTCGGGACGGCATACACGGCGCCACATTCGCGTCAGTCGAGCTCACCGAAGAATCCGAGTCCCGCAAGTCCAACGTCCAGTGCGGTGACCCGTTCACGGAGAAGCTGCTGATTGAGGCGACGTTGGAAGCCCTCGCCACCGGCTACATAACCGGCATCCAGGATTTCGGCGCCGCCGGCCTCACGTGCAGCACCTGTGAAACGTCCGCGAAAGCCGCAACGGGGATGCACATCGACGTCCTGAAGGTGCCACGCCGCGAAACCGGCATGACCGCCTACGAAGTGATGCTGTCCGAGAGCCAGGAGCGAATGCTCGCGATCGTTGACAAGGGTCACGAGGACGAAGTCGCCGGTGTATTCCGGAAATGGGGCCTCAACGCCGCTCACATCGGCTTTGTGACGGACGACGGCATGGTCACCGTGGACGAAGGTGATGTCACGGTTGCTCGCGTGCCCGCCGACTGGCTGGCTGACCGCTGTCCCACCTATACCCTCGAAACGTCCGAGCCCGCCTACATCGCCGAATTGCGCGATTACGATCTGGAAACGGTTCCTCAACCCGAGGACCTCAACGCCCCACTGCTCCAACTGATGGCGCATCCCACCATCGCGAGTAAGCGATGGGTCTACCGGCAGTACGACCAACAGGTTCAGACCAACAGCGTGGTCCTGCCCGGCGCCGGTGATGCCGCCGTGCTGCGCGTAAGAGGCTCACAGAAGGGCATCGCTGCCACAACGGACTGCAATGCCCGCCACTGCTATCTGGACCCCGTGGAAGGGGCCAAGGGAGCCGTTGCCGAGGCGGCGCGCAACCTCGCCTGCGTCGGGGCCCGCCCCGCGGGCGTCACCGACTGCCTGAACTTCGGCAACCCGCAGAAACCCGAGGCGTTTTGGCAGTTCGAGCAATGCGTAAAAGGGATGGTCGCCGCCTGCGACGCGTGGAAGATCCCCATCGTCTCCGGAAACGTGAGTTTCTACAACGAGACGCCGGACGGAGCGATCCTTCCGACGCCCGCCATCGGGATGGTCGGCATCCTGCAAGACGTTACCAAGCACGTCACCATGGGCTTCCAGCGTGACGGCGATCTCATCGCCCTGCTCGGGAAGCCGGCAGCCGGCTTAGCCGCCGAGCTGGGTGGCAGCGAATACCTCGCGACCGTGCACGGCATCGAGGCAGGCGCGCCGCCCGCCATCGATCTCGACGGCGAGGCCGTCCTGCGCGAAACACTGCTTCAAGGCATCGACGCAGGCCACATCCTTACCGCGCACGACGTTTCGGACGGCGGCTACGCGGTCGCGCTCGCGGAGTGTTGTCTGGTGAACGGCCTGGGCGCCGAGGTAGTCTGTGGCACCGATGACCGAAAGGACGCCGTTCTCTTCTCGGAGGCCGCCGGGCGTGTTATCGTTTCCTGCCGTACCGAGTATGCCCTCAACGAACTGCTGGCGTTCGCCAAAGCGCAGGGCTGCCCCGCCGCGTTCCTCGGATGGGTGAAGGGCGACCGCTTGCGAATCGGCTTCCACCCCCACCATATCGCCGTCGATACGCCGGTCATAGACCTCTGGAACGCCTGGGAGAACGCGATACCGAACGCCGTAGCTGGAGAGTAG
- a CDS encoding sugar-binding domain-containing protein: protein MEPALGRWTAEDLEIALVALLDETGYDNAEIAALIGKSLATVTRRLREAKERRWLTARTMFTGPAELRTESPALLPDRDLVDRLREDEGFARIERVVVVPMPSRRARLSTPDRLARIGRFYAPYLSAYLSAGAHTVGLHFGSSVRALVESLAASPNGQTLFFPLLGILSMSPDNPYHRIAYETGANFLARMAAERTGGQDAARLSVPAFIPREFADKPEELDTVWRFLRADRSYSTIFGPHSRDHAGREMTPLIDQADTMITGVGGLESEGSFLRLSGLVTPEDRPRLEALGVIGDLGTHLVTEDGIVEPSTDPSDEVGSLNSLVVGASPHHLIACAKRRRDTGEGLGTVVLTTGEAKARPLIAAARLGAISELVTDALTMKSILRVLGR, encoded by the coding sequence ATGGAACCAGCGCTTGGACGGTGGACGGCCGAAGACCTCGAAATTGCCCTTGTGGCATTGCTGGACGAGACGGGCTATGACAACGCGGAGATCGCTGCGCTGATCGGCAAGAGCCTCGCCACGGTCACGAGGCGGTTGCGCGAGGCAAAAGAACGGCGCTGGCTCACCGCGCGGACGATGTTCACGGGTCCCGCGGAACTGCGCACCGAAAGCCCCGCTCTGCTGCCAGACCGGGATCTGGTGGACCGTCTTCGCGAGGATGAAGGATTCGCCCGGATCGAACGTGTCGTCGTCGTTCCGATGCCTTCGCGGAGGGCGAGGCTTTCCACGCCGGACCGCCTGGCCCGCATCGGTCGCTTTTATGCGCCGTACCTCTCCGCCTATCTTTCGGCGGGCGCACACACTGTGGGCCTTCACTTCGGCAGCAGTGTTCGAGCGCTGGTCGAAAGCCTCGCGGCCTCGCCCAACGGGCAGACGTTGTTCTTCCCTCTGCTGGGCATCCTTTCCATGTCGCCGGATAACCCATACCACCGGATCGCCTACGAAACGGGGGCGAATTTCCTGGCGCGCATGGCGGCCGAGCGAACCGGCGGCCAGGACGCGGCGCGCCTCTCCGTCCCGGCTTTCATCCCCCGCGAATTCGCGGACAAGCCGGAAGAACTGGATACCGTATGGAGGTTCCTCCGCGCGGACCGCAGTTACTCCACGATATTCGGGCCGCACTCGCGCGACCACGCCGGGCGCGAAATGACGCCTCTGATCGACCAGGCGGACACGATGATTACCGGGGTGGGGGGCCTCGAGAGCGAGGGCAGTTTCCTTCGTCTATCGGGACTCGTGACGCCCGAGGACAGGCCGCGGCTCGAGGCGCTTGGCGTCATCGGGGACCTGGGTACCCATCTGGTAACCGAGGACGGCATCGTGGAACCGTCCACCGACCCCTCAGACGAAGTCGGAAGCCTGAACTCGCTGGTAGTTGGCGCCAGCCCCCACCATTTGATCGCGTGCGCCAAACGCCGACGCGATACGGGCGAGGGTTTGGGGACCGTAGTCCTGACCACCGGCGAAGCCAAGGCCCGCCCGCTCATCGCAGCGGCGCGCCTGGGCGCGATCTCGGAGCTTGTGACTGATGCGCTTACGATGAAGAGCATCCTTCGGGTTTTGGGGCGGTAG
- a CDS encoding GtrA family protein, producing MALSGMESAKHARRFVKFCIVGASSTLIQMVTMKAVEVAMHSQSDVAAQLGNGAGAILAIANGFYWNRRWTYRLHGEPGAHSQFARFFGVSLVGLLLNWSIFHIFLVRLGLFRGFAHADILNQLLTISCVVVWNFTANTLWTFRAPDAD from the coding sequence ATGGCTTTGTCCGGTATGGAAAGCGCGAAGCACGCGCGGCGGTTTGTAAAGTTTTGCATCGTCGGCGCGTCTTCGACCCTCATCCAGATGGTGACCATGAAGGCGGTGGAGGTTGCGATGCACAGCCAGAGCGATGTTGCGGCGCAACTGGGCAATGGGGCAGGGGCGATACTGGCCATCGCGAACGGGTTTTACTGGAACCGCCGTTGGACCTACCGGCTGCATGGCGAACCGGGCGCGCACAGCCAGTTCGCGCGTTTCTTTGGCGTGAGCCTTGTGGGGCTCCTCCTGAACTGGTCAATCTTCCACATTTTCCTGGTTCGGCTCGGTCTTTTTCGCGGATTCGCGCACGCTGATATCCTCAACCAATTGTTGACAATTTCGTGTGTCGTGGTCTGGAACTTCACGGCGAACACGCTCTGGACGTTCCGGGCTCCGGATGCCGATTGA